One window of Triticum dicoccoides isolate Atlit2015 ecotype Zavitan chromosome 5A, WEW_v2.0, whole genome shotgun sequence genomic DNA carries:
- the LOC119301584 gene encoding leucine-rich repeat receptor-like protein kinase PEPR2: MSRHPLLLLLLVPLVASIAQPLPSNTSAGTGSTTAVLLSFVAALPPAAQRVLRPTWLRRHRTGGNSSSSSAISRRHHYRHRHCAFLGVTCSAAGAVTAINLSSAGLSGALAASAPRLCALPALAALDLSRNNLTGAVPAALAACSAVTTLVLAFNLLAGAVPAELLSSRRLRTIDLNTNALTGEIPAAPSGSSPLVYLDLSANSLSGAIPPELAALPELTYLDLSSNNLSGPVPEFSAPCGLLYLSLFSNQLAGELPRSLAHCGNLTVLYLPNNNISGEVPDFFASMPNLQKLYLGNNAFTGALPASIGELLSLEELVVSSNWFTGSVPHTIGQCQSLTLLYLNGNCFTGSVPQSIGNLSLLQKLSVADNSLTGRIPPEIGSCRGLVELELQNNSLSGTIPPEIAELGQLQKLYLFNNMLHGPVPPALWQLADMVELYLNNNSLGGEIHPDITGMRNLREITLYSNNFTGELPQALGLNTTPGILRVDLTGNRFHGAVPPGLCTGGQLAILDLGYNRFHGRFPGEIARCQSLYRINLNNNRISGSLPADLGTNRGLSYIDMSDNLLEGRIPGAIGSWSNLTMIDLSRNGFSGPIPRELGALGNLVTLRVSSNTLSGSIPHELGNCKRLVCLDLGNNLLNGSLPAEIAALGSLQSLLLGGNKLTGAVPDSFAATQALLELQLGDNLLEGAIPHSLGNLQYISKTLNMSGNKLSGQIPGSLGNLQDLEVLDLSKNSLSGPIPPQLSSMISLLAVNVSLNELSGELPAGWAKLAAESPEGFSGNPQLCVQPDSAPCSKKNRSLNNRTRNARIIVALLLPTLAIMAASMFLLHHVAKRSSRRRSARRASIRSMDSTEELPEDLTYEDILRATDNWSERYVIGRGRHGTVYRTQSKLGREWAVKTVDLSHGKFPVEMKILNTVRHRNVVRMAGYHIRGGAGLILYEYMPEGTLFELLHGRKPQVALGWTVRHQIALGLAEGLSYLHQDCVPMIVHRDVKSSNVLMDADMVPKLADFGMGKIVGDEDADATVSVIVGTLGYIAPEHGYSTRLTEKSDVYSYGVVLLELLCRKMAVDPAFGDGVDIVTWMRSNLKQADRRPAAMSCLDEEIVYWPEDEQAKALDLLDLAISCTQAACQSRPSMREVVNTLVRMDMQGFP, encoded by the exons ATGTCGCGCCACCCCTTACTCTTGCTCCTCCTCGTCCCTCTGGTTGCCTCCATTGCGCAGCCCCTTCCGTCGAACACCTCCGCCGGCACCGGCTCCACCACGGCCGTTCTGCTCTCCTTCGTCGCCGCGCTTCCCCCGGCCGCCCAGCGCGTCCTCCGCCCGACATGGCTGCGGCGCCACCGGACCGGCGGcaactcgtcctcctcctccgccatctcccggCGCCACCACTACCGTCACCGTCACTGCGCGTTTCTTGGCGTCACGtgctccgccgccggcgccgtgACCGCGATCAACCTCTCCAGCGCGGGGCTCTCCGGCGCGCTCGCCGCGTCCGCGCCGCGCCTCTGCGCGCTCCCAGCGCTCGCCGCGCTCGACCTCAGCCGGAACAACCTCACGGGTGCCGTTCCCGCCGCGCTCGCCGCGTGCTCCGCCGTCACCACGCTCGTCCTCGCCTTCAACCTCCTCGCGGGCGCCGTCCCCGCGGAGCTCCTCTCCTCGCGCCGTCTCCGGACGATCGACCTCAACACCAACGCGCTCACCGGGGAGATCCCCGCCGCTCCCTCCGGCTCCTCGCCCCTCGTGTACCTCGACCTCAGCGCCAACTCACTCTCCGGCGCCatcccgccggagctcgccgcgctCCCGGAGCTCACCTACCTGGACCTGAGCAGCAACAACCTGTCCGGCCCAGTGCCGGAGTTCTCGGCTCCGTGCGGGCTCCTCTACCTCAGCCTCTTCTCCAACCAGCTCGCCGGTGAGCTCCCCCGCAGCCTCGCGCACTGCGGCAACCTCACCGTCCTGTATCTACCCAACAACAACATCAGCGGCGAGGTGCCCGATTTCTTCGCCTCCATGCCAAACTTGCAGAAACTATACCTCGGCAACAACGCGTTCACCGGCGCATTGCCGGCAAGCATCGGCGAGCTTCTGAGCCTGGAAGAATTGGTGGTGTCGAGTAACTGGTTCACAGGCTCCGTCCCCCATACAATCGGGCAGTGCCAGTCCTTGACACTGCTCTACTTGAACGGCAACTGCTTCACCGGCTCAGTCCCACAATCCATCGGCAATCTGAGCCTATTGCAGAAGCTCTCCGTCGCGGACAACAGCCTCACCGGGAGAATCCCGCCGGAAATCGGGAGCTGCCGGGGACTGGTGGAGCTTGAGCTCCAGAACAACAGCCTCTCCGGCACCATACCGCCGGAGATCGCCGAGCTTGGCCAACTGCAGAAGCTGTATCTGTTCAACAACATGCTCCACGGCCCGGTTCCTCCGGCACTGTGGCAACTGGCCGACATGGTGGAGCTGTACCTCAACAACAACAGCCTAGGTGGCGAGATACATCCAGACATCactggcatgaggaacctgagaGAGATCACCTTGTACAGCAACAACTTCACCGGCGAGCTGCCACAAGCCCTGGGGCTCAACACCACGCCGGGGATCCTCCGTGTCGACCTCACCGGCAACCGCTTCCACGGCGCGGTCCCTCCTGGCCTGTGCACCGGAGGCCAGCTCGCCATCCTTGACCTTGGGTACAACCGATTCCATGGAAGATTCCCCGGCGAGATTGCCAGATGCCAGTCTCTGTACAGGATCAACCTGAACAACAACAGGATCAGTGGGAGCTTGCCTGCAGACCTGGGCACGAACAGAGGGCTGTCGTACATCGACATGAGCGACAACCTTCTTGAAGGGAGGATACCAGGCGCGATCGGCTCATGGAGCAACCTCACCATGATCGACCTCTCGCGCAACGGCTTCTCCGGTCCAATACCCCGCGAGCTCGGCGCTCTGGGCAACCTTGTAACCCTGCGAGTGTCGTCGAACACGTTGAGTGGATCGATACCACATGAACTAGGAAACTGCAAACGGCTTGTCTGCCTAGACCTTGGAAACAACCTTCTGAATGGAAGTTTGCCGGCGGAGATCGCCGCTCTTGGCAGCCTGCAAAGCCTCCTGCTCGGCGGCAACAAGCTCACCGGGGCGGTACCGGACTCCTTCGCCGCGACGCAGGCCCTCCTCGAGCTGCAGCTTGGTGACAATCTTCTTGAAGGAGCCATCCCACACAGCTTGGGCAATCTTCAGTACATCTCTAAAACCCTGAACATGAGCGGCAACAAACTGAGCGGTCAGATCCCAGGCAGCCTCGGCAACCTTCAGGACCTGGAAGTGCTGGACCTGTCCAAGAACTCGTTGTCCGGCCCGATCCCGCCGCAGCTGAGCAGCATGATCTCCCTTCTGGCCGTGAACGTGTCGCTCAACGAGCTGTCCGGCGAGCTCCCTGCCGGCTGGGCTAAGCTGGCAGCAGAGTCCCCTGAGGGGTTCTCAGGGAACCCTCAGCTGTGTGTTCAGCCTGACAGTGCACCTTGCTCCAAGAAGAACCGGTCTCTGAACAACAGAACCAGAAATGCACGGATCATCGTTGCATTGCTACTTCCAACTCTCGCCATCATGGCCGCCAGCATGTTCCTCCTCCACCACGTCGCCAAGAGGTCGTCGCGGCGCCGGTCGGCCCGGCGCGCCTCGATCCGCAGCATGGACTCGACGGAGGAGCTGCCGGAGGACCTGACCTACGAGGACATCCTCCGGGCCACCGACAACTGGAGCGAGAGGTACGTGATCGGGCGAGGCCGGCACGGCACGGTGTACCGCACGCAGAGCAAGCTCGGGAGGGAGTGGGCGGTGAAGACGGTGGACCTGTCCCACGGCAAGTTCCCGGTGGAGATGAAGATCCTCAACACGGTGAGGCACCGGAACGTCGTCAGGATGGCCGGGTACCACATCCGCGGCGGCGCCGGGCTGATCCTCTACGAGTACATGCCGGAGGGGACGCTCTTCGAGCTGCTGCACGGGAGGAAGCCTCAGGTGGCCCTCGGCTGGACAGTCCGGCACCAGATCGCACTTGGTCTGGCCGAGGGCCTCTCGTACCTGCACCAGGACTGCGTGCCCATGATCGTCCACAGGGACGTCAAGTCGAGCAACGTGCTGATGGACGCCGACATGGTGCCCAAGCTCGCCGACTTCGGCATGGGGAAGATCGTCGGCGACGAGGACGCGGACGCCACGGTCTCCGTCATCGTTGGCACCCTCGGCTACATCGCTCCAG AGCATGGATACTCCACGAGGTTAACCGAGAAGAGCGACGTGTACAGCTACGGGGTGGTGCTGCTCGAGCTCCTGTGCAGGAAGATGGCTGTAGATCCTGCATTTGGAGACGGTGTCGACATCGTGACATGGATGAGGTCGAACCTGAAGCAGGCTGATCGTCGCCCCGCCGCCATGAGCTGCCTGGATGAGGAGATTGTGTACTGGCCTGAAGATGAGCAGGCCAAGGCACTGGACTTGCTTGATCTAGCCATTTCCTGCACGCAGGCGGCTTGCCAGTCGAGGCCTTCCATGAGGGAGGTGGTGAACACCTTGGTGAGAATGGATATGCAAGGATTCCCCTGA